The following DNA comes from Bathymodiolus thermophilus thioautotrophic gill symbiont.
TCTTTGCGTGTTTCGGGCACTTGAGAATCGTATTTATCGATTAAAATTTTACAAGCTTGAACAATATGTTTTGCTTTTGAGTTAAACAGGCCAATTGTTTTAATGGTGTTTCTAACTGTATCTTCGCCTAATTCATAAATTGCTTCAGGTGTATTGGCAAGAGGGAATAACTCGTCAGTCACTTTGTTGACACTTTTATCGGTCGCTTGAGCCGACAGAGTTACTGCTACTAGCAACTCAAAAGCGGTTGAATAATTTAATTCTGTTGTTGGATTAGGTATCTTTTTCAATAACCTGTTAAATATCTCACTGCGTGTTTCAGCATTCATTGTTTCTTACTCGTCTTAATTGAGACAGGTATTATACCTAAATTTAGGTCAATAGTAAAACGACACTGCAACAGAATTTACACAAAGATTTTATTGTGAGACCTTTGTATAAATATAAATAATCATCAAGAATCCACTTTTTACCCACTTGGTAATTTTTTAAACCCAGCCTTAGCCCTGCTAGGACAAGGTTTAAGAAAATCACCAAGTGGGCAAAAATTGAATTTTTCTAATCATCCATATTTATACAAAGGTCTCATTGTGAATACTTAGAAAAACGATTTTGCGTATTCTTCTAGTTGTTGCCATAGTTTTTCTTTGTCAGGGTGGGTTTGACGCATGGTATTAATAGAATTAGAATATTCATCAATTGATAAATAGCCATTTTCTCCTGCTTGCACACGACCTTGCACGATTTCAAACCAATCTTCTTGCTCGTCTTGGGTCAAGGTATCGGGATAATTTCTTGCCTTGAAGTGCATCAATAATGTTGAGAGTTTTTCCTCTTTAAATCTAGGGTGAAATGTTTTTAATTGATCTGCACTAAGTGTTTGAATTTGCTCGCCAATGCGTCTATCGGCATTGTCCATAAAGCCGTCATATAAGGATTGGTCAACATCAGCGGTTGGAGGGCGTTTTTGCTCATTGTAATATAAATCTTGTACGATTTTGGTGATTTCGGTTTGATTGTTTTTGATAAATTCTAAGCGTTGTAGGCAGGCGTCCATATCAATTTGTAATTGCTCAATAATTTTAGGCTCAAGTTTGTAAATATTTGGCACAAACATCGGGCTTTTGTTGAATATCAAGTCTTTAATTTGCAATCTTTCCACGCCTTCTGGCAGTTCTGATTGCTTGGTAAACAGTTGTTTTTTCAA
Coding sequences within:
- the nth gene encoding endonuclease III translates to MNAETRSEIFNRLLKKIPNPTTELNYSTAFELLVAVTLSAQATDKSVNKVTDELFPLANTPEAIYELGEDTVRNTIKTIGLFNSKAKHIVQACKILIDKYDSQVPETRKELEALPGVGRKTANVVLNTAFGHPTIAVDTHIYRVANRTAIASGKTVLEVEKKLVKFIPDEYRVPAHHLMILHGRYTCKARSPLCSECILLDLCEYEEKNL